From a single Trueperaceae bacterium genomic region:
- a CDS encoding FAD-binding oxidoreductase, with protein MALQNAPRPAKRAPLAAPSDPTVAAELERRLRASVRGEVRFDARARALYATDASPYRMAPVGIVVPLDEADVKAAVKAAHELKVPVLPRGGGTSLAGQTVAAALVIDFSKHLTGLLELNVSERWVRVQPGLVRDQLNAKLAQHRLQFTPDVATTDRANVGGMVANNSAGTRSIKYGKSVDQVIGLRVLLVDGTELELGPLSGAALDAKLAAPGREGDLYRAVRGLVESHAGEIAARYPKVMRRVGGYNLDELTEAGGEGQRPFNLAKVVSGSEGTLAVILELKLALHPVPARRLVSMVHFDSLTKAFQAVQHINRHGPSAVEIIDRDLILLGRENPAMAPHMRWVVGDPEAVLLVEFDGADLAECKAALARMEADPAVTALCYGSYVAEDPAEQKEIADFRRDGLGIYATMPGADKPTPSIEDAAIPVEHLHEYIPEVIEVCKKHGTRAVFYAHASVGVIHVRPLLDLKSPVGVEQYRGISEDVFELVVKYGGSWSGEHGDGLIRSYQNRRLFGDELYQAFKDLKHAFDPDGLMNPGKIVDAPAMTENLRYGADYPKVEVPTVFDFSSQGGFLGAVEACTGVGACRKVGAGTMCPSYMGTRDEDNSTRGRANVLREALTGGLPGGMTSKDVYEVLDLCLECKACKSECPSRVDMAKIKYEWLQHYYDEHGTPLSARAMGNVGRVAPLAQALAPIANFFLPMKP; from the coding sequence GTGGCACTCCAGAACGCACCTCGCCCGGCCAAGCGGGCCCCGTTGGCGGCCCCCTCCGACCCGACCGTAGCCGCCGAACTGGAGCGCCGCCTGCGCGCGAGCGTGCGCGGCGAGGTGCGCTTCGACGCCCGCGCCCGCGCCCTCTACGCCACCGACGCCAGCCCCTACCGCATGGCCCCCGTGGGGATCGTGGTGCCGCTCGACGAGGCCGACGTGAAGGCAGCGGTCAAGGCCGCGCACGAGCTCAAGGTCCCCGTCCTCCCGCGCGGCGGCGGCACCAGCCTGGCCGGCCAGACCGTGGCCGCCGCGCTGGTGATCGACTTCTCCAAGCACCTCACTGGGCTGCTGGAACTCAACGTGTCCGAGCGCTGGGTGCGCGTGCAGCCCGGCCTGGTGCGCGACCAGCTCAACGCCAAGCTGGCACAGCACCGCTTGCAGTTCACGCCCGACGTGGCAACCACCGACCGCGCCAACGTGGGCGGCATGGTGGCCAACAACTCGGCGGGCACGCGCTCCATCAAGTACGGCAAGAGCGTGGATCAGGTGATAGGCCTGCGCGTTCTGCTGGTGGACGGCACGGAGCTCGAGCTCGGGCCCCTGAGCGGCGCGGCGCTCGACGCCAAGCTGGCCGCCCCCGGCCGCGAGGGCGACCTCTACCGCGCCGTGCGCGGCCTGGTGGAGTCCCACGCCGGCGAGATAGCGGCGCGCTACCCCAAGGTCATGCGCCGCGTGGGCGGCTACAACCTCGACGAGCTGACCGAGGCGGGCGGCGAGGGGCAGCGGCCCTTCAACCTCGCCAAGGTGGTGAGCGGCAGCGAGGGCACGCTGGCCGTCATCCTCGAGCTCAAGCTGGCGCTCCACCCCGTGCCGGCACGGCGGCTCGTGAGCATGGTGCACTTCGACTCGCTCACCAAGGCGTTCCAGGCCGTGCAGCACATCAACCGCCACGGCCCGTCGGCGGTGGAGATCATCGACCGCGACCTCATACTGCTCGGCCGCGAGAACCCCGCCATGGCACCGCACATGCGCTGGGTGGTGGGCGACCCCGAGGCGGTGCTGCTAGTCGAGTTCGACGGCGCCGACCTGGCCGAGTGCAAGGCGGCGTTGGCGCGCATGGAGGCCGACCCGGCCGTCACCGCCCTCTGCTACGGCTCGTACGTTGCCGAGGACCCCGCCGAGCAGAAGGAGATCGCCGACTTCCGCCGCGACGGCCTGGGCATCTACGCCACCATGCCGGGCGCCGACAAGCCCACCCCCTCCATCGAGGACGCCGCCATCCCGGTCGAGCACCTGCACGAGTACATCCCCGAAGTCATAGAGGTGTGCAAGAAGCACGGCACGCGCGCCGTGTTCTACGCGCACGCCTCCGTGGGCGTCATCCACGTGCGGCCGCTCCTCGACCTCAAGAGCCCCGTTGGCGTCGAGCAGTACCGCGGCATCAGCGAGGACGTGTTCGAGCTGGTGGTCAAGTACGGTGGCTCGTGGAGCGGCGAGCACGGCGACGGCCTCATCCGCTCCTACCAGAACCGCCGCCTCTTCGGCGACGAGCTCTACCAGGCGTTCAAGGACCTGAAGCACGCCTTCGACCCGGACGGCCTGATGAACCCCGGCAAGATCGTGGACGCGCCCGCCATGACGGAGAACCTGCGCTACGGCGCCGACTACCCCAAGGTGGAGGTGCCCACCGTCTTCGATTTCTCCAGCCAAGGCGGCTTCCTCGGCGCCGTCGAGGCCTGCACCGGCGTGGGCGCCTGCCGCAAGGTGGGCGCGGGCACCATGTGTCCGTCCTACATGGGCACGCGTGACGAGGACAACTCCACCCGCGGCCGCGCCAACGTGCTGCGTGAGGCCCTCACGGGCGGTCTGCCCGGCGGCATGACGAGCAAGGACGTCTACGAGGTGCTCGACCTGTGCCTCGAGTGCAAGGCGTGCAAGTCGGAGTGCCCCAGCCGCGTGGACATGGCCAAGATCAAGTACGAGTGGCTGCAGCACTACTACGACGAGCACGGCACGCCCCTCTCGGCGCGCGCCATGGGCAACGTGGGCCGCGTGGCGCCCCTCGCCCAGGCGCTGGCGCCCATCGCCAACTTCTTCCTGCCCATGAAGCCC
- the recJ gene encoding single-stranded-DNA-specific exonuclease RecJ, whose protein sequence is MPPGVPEARWSVRPPAPPAAVAALSRALQVPPALAAILWARGLRDEAADHLSPPLILSPNPALREAARRLARAVRRGERVLVHGDYDADGISGTAVLYLGLQELGAQVATFIPDRLTDGYGISAARVPEHAARADLFVTVDCGVTNLREIAALQAAGVEVIVTDHHTPGEALPPCLVVHPGLSPAARRGLPELTGAGVAFHLLWALHDELGLEPPLDYADLATIGTIADVAPLLGENRALIREGLARLADSRWPGLRASVSQARLAPPIDARSVAFVLAPRLNAAGRLGEAEVGLELLVTRSERRAAELAVYLDARNLERRKIQDEMYESALAKADASAPALVLEDAAWHPGVMGIVASKLLERFYLPVYIAADGKGSVRSTPGISAVEGLRAAAPHLLRYGGHKQAAGFALDMAEFPAFRDAVHAFAAKHPRPVPNVTTDAVMGVDEVDPGLYRAILDLAPFGEGHPAPLFALAGTLTSARAVGQGGGTLQLRIGGVKGVAWRMGELAATLPVGEAVTAAVELEENEFNGARTLEFRANAVRPAAPLPLAPEVPVNGATAAVVAAPVSRTGAGTLLADLGPDPVATLAAAAGGAEPVVLALPEDAVHALEREATSYPTVAEVRRGLQALRRGAPSPFLEPKAGRVLTALRELGTLDERDRPVRLPPGTRLSPYESPSLMAGLMRRYRLRTFVHAYRHLDEHGLAVTVMRLFGAQPGAAEGDGAAEDATEDATEATTSRERVPHALY, encoded by the coding sequence ATGCCGCCGGGCGTCCCCGAGGCCCGGTGGTCCGTTAGGCCGCCGGCGCCGCCGGCCGCCGTCGCCGCGCTGAGCCGCGCCCTGCAGGTGCCGCCGGCCCTCGCGGCCATACTGTGGGCGCGCGGCCTGCGCGACGAGGCCGCCGACCACCTCTCGCCACCGCTCATCCTCAGCCCGAACCCCGCCCTGCGGGAGGCGGCCCGGCGGCTGGCGCGCGCGGTCAGGCGCGGCGAACGCGTGCTGGTGCACGGCGACTACGACGCCGACGGCATCAGCGGCACGGCCGTCCTCTACCTGGGCCTGCAGGAGCTGGGGGCGCAGGTGGCCACCTTCATCCCCGACCGCCTGACGGACGGCTACGGCATCAGCGCCGCGCGCGTGCCCGAGCACGCCGCGCGCGCCGACCTCTTCGTGACCGTCGACTGCGGCGTCACCAACCTGAGGGAGATCGCCGCCCTGCAGGCCGCCGGCGTGGAGGTCATCGTCACCGACCACCACACCCCCGGCGAGGCCCTGCCGCCGTGCCTCGTGGTGCACCCGGGCCTCTCCCCCGCCGCGCGCCGCGGCCTGCCCGAGCTGACGGGCGCCGGCGTGGCCTTCCACCTCCTGTGGGCGCTCCACGACGAGCTCGGCCTCGAACCGCCCCTCGACTACGCCGACCTCGCCACCATCGGCACCATCGCCGACGTGGCGCCGCTCCTCGGCGAGAACCGCGCCCTCATCCGCGAGGGGCTGGCGCGCCTCGCCGACTCGCGCTGGCCCGGCCTGCGCGCCAGCGTGAGCCAGGCACGGCTCGCGCCCCCCATCGACGCGCGCAGCGTGGCGTTCGTGCTGGCGCCCCGCCTCAACGCCGCCGGGCGGCTGGGCGAGGCCGAGGTCGGGCTCGAGCTGCTCGTCACGCGCTCCGAGCGGCGCGCCGCCGAGCTGGCCGTCTACCTCGACGCCCGCAACCTGGAGCGCCGCAAGATCCAGGACGAGATGTACGAGTCGGCCCTCGCCAAGGCCGACGCGAGCGCGCCCGCGCTGGTGCTCGAGGACGCGGCGTGGCACCCGGGCGTGATGGGCATCGTCGCCAGCAAGCTGCTCGAGCGCTTCTACCTCCCCGTCTACATAGCCGCCGACGGCAAGGGCAGCGTGCGCTCCACCCCCGGCATCTCCGCCGTGGAGGGGCTGCGGGCGGCGGCGCCCCACCTGCTGCGCTACGGGGGCCACAAGCAGGCGGCGGGCTTCGCGCTCGACATGGCCGAGTTCCCCGCCTTCCGTGACGCCGTCCACGCCTTCGCCGCGAAGCATCCGCGGCCGGTGCCGAACGTGACGACCGACGCCGTCATGGGCGTCGACGAGGTCGACCCCGGCCTCTACCGCGCCATCCTCGACCTGGCGCCGTTCGGCGAGGGCCACCCCGCGCCGCTCTTCGCGCTGGCCGGCACCCTCACCTCCGCGCGCGCCGTCGGGCAGGGCGGCGGCACGCTCCAGCTCCGCATAGGCGGCGTGAAGGGCGTGGCGTGGCGCATGGGCGAGCTGGCCGCCACCCTGCCGGTTGGCGAGGCCGTCACCGCCGCGGTGGAGCTCGAGGAGAACGAGTTCAACGGCGCCCGCACCCTCGAGTTCCGCGCCAACGCCGTGCGCCCCGCGGCGCCCCTGCCGCTCGCTCCCGAGGTGCCGGTCAACGGCGCCACGGCGGCGGTGGTGGCCGCGCCCGTCAGCCGCACGGGCGCGGGCACGCTGCTCGCCGACCTCGGCCCCGACCCGGTGGCCACCCTGGCGGCGGCGGCCGGCGGCGCCGAACCCGTGGTGCTGGCGCTGCCCGAGGACGCCGTGCACGCGCTCGAGCGCGAGGCCACCAGCTACCCCACCGTCGCGGAGGTGCGCCGCGGCCTGCAGGCGCTGCGGCGCGGCGCACCCAGCCCGTTCCTCGAGCCCAAGGCGGGGCGGGTGCTGACGGCGCTGCGCGAGCTGGGGACGCTCGACGAACGCGACCGCCCCGTGAGGCTGCCGCCGGGCACGCGCCTCTCGCCCTACGAGTCCCCCAGCCTCATGGCGGGCCTGATGCGGCGCTACCGCCTGCGCACCTTCGTGCACGCCTACCGCCACCTGGACGAGCACGGCCTGGCGGTCACGGTCATGCGCCTCTTCGGCGCGCAGCCGGGCGCGGCCGAGGGGGATGGCGCCGCCGAGGACGCCACCGAAGACGCCACCGAAGCCACCACCTCGCGGGAGCGCGTGCCACACGCCCTATACTGA
- a CDS encoding LapA family protein → MKGVRIVRVILVVALAAYLWLFHTANRQQVELPILSAFLPPIPVAYVVALALVIGWVVGFVPARLRAWRRGRELTKLRSRLAEYESAAAPPPPHPTPSPAGPRAAFATAEREVPVIPDRGNLYHAEPPTDDEAG, encoded by the coding sequence GTGAAGGGCGTAAGAATCGTTCGCGTCATCCTTGTCGTGGCGTTGGCCGCGTACCTGTGGCTCTTCCACACCGCCAACCGGCAGCAGGTCGAGCTGCCCATCCTGAGCGCCTTCCTGCCACCCATCCCGGTGGCGTACGTGGTCGCCCTCGCGCTGGTCATCGGCTGGGTCGTGGGGTTCGTGCCCGCGCGCCTGCGCGCCTGGCGCCGCGGCCGCGAGCTGACGAAGCTCCGCTCCCGCCTGGCCGAGTACGAGTCGGCCGCCGCGCCCCCGCCGCCCCACCCCACGCCCTCGCCCGCCGGCCCGCGCGCCGCCTTCGCCACGGCGGAGCGCGAGGTGCCCGTGATCCCCGACCGCGGCAACCTGTACCACGCAGAACCGCCCACCGACGACGAAGCCGGTTGA
- the mnmA gene encoding tRNA 2-thiouridine(34) synthase MnmA — protein MSGGVDSSVAAALLAEQGYEVVGSMLRFWPDDKPAGAFDLCCSPDAAYDARRVADALDVPFYLLDFRDTFQEIVIDPFVPTYQAGATPNPCVWCNRHIKFGAFVERAQALGCEYMASGHFVRRVDGPNGPELHRGKDDDKDQTYFLWALPRTILKYLLFPLGDLTKAEVRAMAAQRSLRTAEKKSSSGLCFVPTTVKAYLEEYTRAVPGNVVDAADGYRVVGEHRGVAYYTIGQKRGLGLHHSHVERYVIELRPDTNEVVVGPREMCQWRTLEAHRGNFLTEDEHLPRRVEAQVRYRQEPEPATLTLLGEGRFRLKFDEPQFGVATGQSAVIYQGERLLGGGVITSRA, from the coding sequence ATGTCGGGCGGGGTCGACTCGTCCGTCGCCGCCGCGCTCCTCGCCGAGCAGGGGTACGAGGTGGTCGGCAGCATGTTGCGCTTCTGGCCCGACGACAAGCCCGCCGGCGCCTTCGACCTGTGCTGCAGTCCGGACGCCGCCTACGACGCGCGGCGCGTGGCCGACGCGCTGGACGTACCGTTCTACCTGCTGGACTTCCGCGACACCTTCCAGGAGATCGTGATCGACCCGTTCGTGCCCACCTACCAGGCGGGCGCCACGCCCAACCCGTGCGTGTGGTGCAACCGCCACATCAAGTTCGGCGCGTTCGTGGAGCGCGCCCAGGCGCTGGGTTGCGAGTACATGGCCTCCGGCCACTTCGTGCGCCGCGTCGACGGTCCCAACGGTCCCGAGTTGCACCGCGGCAAGGACGACGACAAGGACCAGACCTACTTCCTGTGGGCCCTGCCGCGCACCATCCTCAAGTACCTCCTCTTCCCGCTGGGCGACCTCACCAAGGCCGAGGTGCGGGCCATGGCCGCCCAGCGCAGCCTGCGCACGGCCGAGAAGAAGAGCTCGTCGGGCCTCTGCTTCGTGCCCACCACGGTGAAGGCGTACCTCGAGGAGTACACGCGCGCCGTTCCAGGCAACGTGGTCGACGCGGCCGACGGTTACCGCGTGGTGGGCGAGCACCGCGGCGTGGCCTACTACACCATCGGGCAGAAGCGCGGCCTCGGCCTCCACCACTCGCACGTGGAGCGCTACGTCATCGAGCTGCGGCCCGACACCAACGAGGTCGTGGTCGGCCCGCGCGAGATGTGCCAGTGGCGCACCCTCGAGGCGCACCGCGGCAACTTCCTCACCGAGGACGAGCACCTGCCGCGCCGGGTCGAGGCGCAGGTGCGTTACCGCCAGGAACCCGAGCCCGCCACCCTCACCTTGCTCGGCGAGGGCCGCTTCCGGCTCAAGTTCGACGAACCGCAGTTCGGCGTGGCCACCGGCCAGAGCGCCGTGATCTACCAGGGCGAGCGGCTCCTGGGCGGCGGCGTCATCACCAGCCGGGCCTGA
- a CDS encoding LemA family protein, producing MGGLIVLVILVALAFYAVSIYNRIVAYEKRYQNAWSQIDVQLKRRSDLIPNLVETVKGYAAHESQVFEEVTRSRSALMNAHSVNESAEAANAMSAALGRLFAVAEAYPDLKANENFKLLQEELSGVENKIAYARQFYNDAVMQYNTLIETVPAVFLAGPMNKKPAVFLQIPEGDRAVPQVSFGATPSA from the coding sequence ATGGGAGGCCTCATAGTCCTCGTCATACTGGTCGCGCTGGCGTTCTACGCGGTCTCGATCTACAACCGCATAGTGGCGTACGAGAAGCGCTACCAGAACGCCTGGAGCCAGATCGACGTCCAGCTCAAGCGCCGCTCCGACCTCATCCCCAACCTCGTCGAGACGGTGAAGGGCTACGCCGCGCACGAGAGTCAGGTCTTCGAGGAGGTCACCCGCTCCCGCTCCGCCCTCATGAACGCGCACTCCGTCAACGAGTCCGCCGAGGCCGCCAACGCCATGTCGGCCGCGCTAGGTCGGCTGTTCGCCGTGGCGGAGGCCTACCCGGACCTCAAGGCCAACGAGAACTTCAAGCTGCTGCAGGAGGAACTCTCCGGCGTCGAGAACAAGATCGCCTACGCGCGCCAGTTCTACAACGACGCCGTCATGCAGTACAACACGCTCATCGAGACGGTGCCCGCCGTGTTCCTCGCCGGGCCCATGAACAAGAAGCCGGCCGTGTTCCTGCAGATCCCGGAGGGTGACCGCGCGGTGCCGCAGGTGTCGTTCGGCGCCACGCCCAGCGCGTAG
- a CDS encoding PLP-dependent aminotransferase family protein, translating into MRPGSRAAPATAPGAPHGAAGGGPLELIDLGRGQPGTELLPFRVVAEAGAVALQRRDPELLQYGAERGPLGLREAVAAWLSRRAAGAAATATRGTEGGVDLVGAPGPDELVITSGITVALDLLCTLLAEPGGVVLVEEPTYHLAKLIFRDHRLRQVPVAGDEGGMLPEALDEALARHPGALAYLVPAFGNPTGASLSAARARRVLEVTERHGAWLLADEVYRLLDFGAGPAPSLARRGAERVVSLNSFSKVLAPGLRLGWLVAPPPLLRTFETSGLLQSGGGLNPLVGAVVEHALRAGGADEHLDMLRGELARRAAALGAALRRHLPAAEFVAPAGGYFIWLRVPGAAPTGGALLERARAGGVGFVPGSAFSTAGGQGERLRLSFAHYDPARLELGVERLAVAVESANVGG; encoded by the coding sequence TTGAGACCCGGGTCACGAGCCGCACCCGCCACCGCCCCCGGCGCGCCGCACGGCGCCGCCGGGGGCGGTCCGCTTGAGCTGATCGACCTCGGCAGGGGCCAGCCGGGGACCGAGCTGCTGCCGTTCCGGGTCGTGGCCGAGGCCGGCGCGGTGGCGCTCCAACGGCGCGACCCCGAGCTCCTCCAGTACGGCGCGGAGCGCGGCCCCCTCGGCCTGCGGGAGGCCGTCGCGGCCTGGTTGAGCCGGCGCGCCGCCGGTGCCGCGGCCACCGCCACCCGCGGCACCGAGGGCGGCGTCGACCTCGTTGGTGCTCCCGGCCCCGACGAGCTGGTGATCACCAGCGGCATCACGGTGGCGCTCGACCTGCTCTGCACGCTCCTCGCCGAACCCGGCGGCGTCGTGCTCGTTGAGGAGCCCACCTACCACCTCGCCAAGCTCATCTTCCGGGACCACCGCCTGCGGCAGGTGCCGGTGGCGGGCGACGAGGGCGGCATGCTGCCGGAGGCGCTCGACGAGGCCCTCGCGCGGCACCCTGGCGCCCTCGCGTACCTCGTGCCGGCCTTCGGGAACCCCACCGGCGCCAGCCTGAGCGCCGCAAGGGCGCGGCGCGTGCTCGAGGTAACGGAGCGGCACGGCGCCTGGCTGCTGGCCGACGAGGTCTACCGCCTCCTCGACTTCGGCGCGGGACCGGCGCCGTCGCTCGCGCGGCGCGGCGCCGAACGCGTGGTGTCCCTCAACTCGTTCTCCAAGGTCCTCGCACCCGGCCTGCGCCTGGGCTGGCTCGTCGCCCCGCCGCCGCTCCTGCGCACCTTCGAGACCTCGGGGCTGCTCCAGAGCGGCGGGGGGCTCAACCCGCTGGTGGGCGCCGTGGTGGAGCACGCCCTGCGCGCCGGCGGGGCCGACGAGCACCTCGACATGCTGCGGGGTGAGCTGGCCCGCCGCGCTGCCGCGTTGGGAGCGGCGCTGCGCCGTCACCTGCCCGCCGCGGAGTTCGTGGCGCCGGCGGGCGGCTACTTCATCTGGCTGCGCGTGCCGGGCGCGGCGCCCACGGGCGGCGCGCTGCTGGAGCGCGCCCGCGCGGGAGGCGTCGGCTTCGTGCCCGGCAGCGCCTTCTCGACGGCGGGCGGTCAAGGGGAGCGGCTGCGTCTCTCCTTCGCCCATTACGACCCCGCCCGGCTCGAGTTGGGAGTCGAGCGGCTGGCGGTGGCGGTAGAATCCGCCAACGTGGGCGGCTAG